The Polynucleobacter necessarius genome has a window encoding:
- the lpxC gene encoding UDP-3-O-acyl-N-acetylglucosamine deacetylase: MMKQRTIATPIKTVGIGLHSGRKVTLSIKPAPVNSGILFVRVDTPEQSVVPATALAVCDTRLASVIQKDGVRVSTVEHLLSACAGLGLDNLLIELDGEEVPIMDGSAASFLFLMESAGIAEQEAPRQFVVIKKPIEVKEGDKLARLEPFFGFKLDFTIDFKHPAVDKTGQRFMVDFAEHAYRSEIGRARTFGFAHEVEALREMGLARGGSLDNAIVLDEHRILNNEELRYEDEFVRHKILDAVGDLYLVGHPIVGSYVAEKSGHALNNALLRKLLEDPSAYEISSFAENKAPSAYLKESQPLFF, from the coding sequence ATGATGAAGCAACGCACAATCGCCACCCCAATTAAAACTGTGGGGATTGGCTTGCACTCTGGGCGTAAGGTGACCTTATCTATTAAGCCTGCACCGGTAAATTCAGGAATTCTATTTGTACGTGTAGACACCCCAGAGCAATCGGTCGTACCGGCTACTGCTCTGGCGGTTTGCGATACCCGCCTGGCTTCAGTAATTCAAAAAGATGGAGTACGCGTATCTACCGTGGAGCATTTGCTTTCAGCATGTGCAGGCCTTGGGCTTGATAATTTATTGATCGAGCTTGATGGCGAAGAAGTTCCCATCATGGATGGTAGTGCGGCTTCCTTCCTGTTCTTAATGGAATCAGCTGGCATTGCTGAGCAAGAAGCACCAAGACAGTTTGTGGTGATTAAAAAACCTATAGAGGTGAAAGAGGGTGACAAGCTTGCGCGTCTAGAACCTTTCTTCGGGTTTAAATTGGATTTCACAATCGACTTTAAGCATCCAGCAGTCGATAAGACGGGTCAGCGCTTTATGGTCGACTTTGCAGAACACGCATATCGAAGCGAGATTGGTCGCGCTCGCACTTTTGGCTTTGCTCATGAAGTTGAAGCATTGCGAGAAATGGGATTGGCTCGCGGTGGAAGTTTGGATAACGCGATCGTGCTCGATGAGCATCGCATCCTCAATAACGAAGAATTACGTTACGAAGATGAGTTTGTGCGTCACAAAATTTTGGATGCCGTTGGCGATCTATATTTAGTTGGCCACCCAATAGTTGGCTCTTATGTCGCTGAAAAATCAGGACATGCCTTAAATAACGCGCTTTTACGTAAGCTCTTGGAAGATCCAAGTGCTTATGAAATTAGTAGTTTTGCCGAAAATAAGGCCCCCTCAGCCTATTTAAAAGAGAGTCAACCCCTCTTTTTCTAG
- the secA gene encoding preprotein translocase subunit SecA translates to MVIGLLKTLVGSRNDRLLKQYRKVVAKVGAFEPSLQALDDAALQAKTAEFKSRLAAGESLDDIAPEAFAVVREASSRVMKMRHFDAQMMGGLALHQGKIAEMGTGEGKTLTATLPVYLNALTGKGVHVITVNDYLAQRDAEWMSTLYNFLGMKVGVNLSQMDHTTKQEAYAADITYGTNNEFGFDYLRDNMVQDLGQRVQRGLAYAIVDEVDFILIDEARTPLIISGQAEDHTDLYIKINALPAYLERQIGEEKADGTGVEKPGDYWVDEKSQQVYLTERGHDKAETVLVELGALNDGDSLYSPQNITLMHHVYAALRAHTLYHRDQHYVVQNKEVIIVDEFTGRLMQGRRWSDGLHQAVEAKEGVPIQNENQTLATITFQNYFRMYGKLAGMTGTADTEAYEFKEIYNLETVVIPPNRISQRKDRQDQIFKTSRERYDAVIKDIEDCYERGQPVLVGTTSIENSELIAGLLSQRKLPHQVLNAKQHAREAEIIAQAGRPKMITIATNMAGRGTDIVLGGNVGKQSSLIEVDAALSDAEKAAKIKILQDEWQSLHGQVLAAGGLHIIGTERHESRRIDNQLRGRAGRQGDSGSSRFYLSLDDALLRIFAGERLRAVMDRLKMPDGEPIEAGMVTRSIESAQRKVEGRNFDIRKQLLEYDDVANDQRKEAYRLRNEVLESDDVGDLIANLREDVLRGVCALYVPLESMEEQWDLVGLENVLASDWGLTVDLKNWVENAESMDDEQIVDRVLEAAKETYDAKVELSGRPSFAGFERSVLLYSLDTHWREHLAALDHLRQGIHLRGYAQKDPKQEYRREAFELYGELLNVIKNDVVKNIMTVQIRSASELDEASESMNEDLAKLSDVQYQHADAELEVAGSTGDLGAAIEIAPAPIRTGPKIGRNDPCTCGSGKRYKNCCGAFGVIRVSTLSGDTKYFC, encoded by the coding sequence ATGGTAATCGGTCTTCTTAAAACCCTGGTCGGCAGTCGAAACGACCGCCTCTTAAAACAGTATCGCAAAGTGGTTGCCAAGGTTGGTGCTTTCGAGCCTAGCTTGCAAGCTTTGGATGATGCCGCATTGCAAGCAAAAACTGCTGAGTTCAAGTCGCGTTTAGCTGCGGGCGAGTCATTGGATGATATTGCACCAGAGGCTTTTGCAGTAGTTCGTGAGGCTAGCTCACGGGTGATGAAGATGCGTCATTTTGATGCGCAGATGATGGGCGGACTTGCATTACATCAAGGCAAGATTGCTGAGATGGGAACGGGTGAAGGTAAAACCTTAACTGCTACGCTTCCAGTGTATTTAAATGCATTAACTGGCAAAGGTGTTCACGTCATTACGGTAAATGATTACTTGGCTCAGCGAGATGCCGAGTGGATGTCAACGCTCTACAATTTCTTGGGTATGAAGGTGGGCGTCAATCTGTCACAGATGGATCACACAACTAAGCAAGAAGCTTATGCCGCTGATATCACTTACGGTACCAATAATGAGTTTGGCTTTGATTACCTCCGTGACAATATGGTGCAAGATTTGGGCCAACGTGTTCAGCGTGGCCTGGCTTATGCGATCGTTGATGAGGTTGACTTTATTCTGATTGATGAGGCGCGTACCCCATTAATCATTTCTGGTCAGGCTGAAGATCATACTGATTTGTACATCAAGATTAATGCTTTGCCAGCTTACTTAGAGCGTCAAATTGGCGAAGAGAAAGCCGATGGCACTGGTGTTGAAAAGCCAGGCGATTATTGGGTAGACGAAAAGTCCCAGCAAGTTTATTTAACAGAGCGTGGTCATGACAAAGCGGAAACAGTCTTGGTTGAACTGGGCGCTTTAAATGATGGTGATTCTTTGTACTCCCCGCAAAATATTACTTTGATGCATCACGTGTACGCAGCATTGCGTGCACACACTTTGTATCACCGTGATCAACATTATGTTGTCCAGAATAAAGAAGTCATCATTGTTGATGAGTTCACAGGCCGCTTAATGCAGGGCCGTCGTTGGTCTGATGGTTTGCATCAAGCAGTAGAAGCCAAAGAGGGCGTTCCGATTCAGAATGAGAATCAAACTCTAGCCACAATTACTTTCCAGAATTACTTCCGCATGTACGGCAAGTTGGCTGGTATGACTGGTACTGCTGACACAGAAGCATATGAATTCAAGGAAATTTACAACCTTGAGACAGTAGTTATTCCGCCAAACCGCATCAGTCAAAGAAAAGATCGTCAAGACCAGATCTTTAAAACTTCGCGTGAGCGCTATGATGCGGTAATTAAAGATATTGAGGATTGTTATGAGCGTGGCCAACCTGTATTAGTTGGAACGACTTCAATCGAAAACTCAGAGTTAATCGCAGGCCTACTGAGTCAGCGTAAGTTGCCTCATCAAGTTCTGAACGCGAAGCAACATGCTCGGGAAGCGGAGATCATTGCTCAGGCTGGTAGACCAAAGATGATCACCATTGCTACCAATATGGCTGGTCGTGGCACGGATATTGTTTTAGGTGGAAACGTTGGCAAGCAATCTTCTTTGATTGAAGTGGATGCTGCGCTTTCAGATGCAGAAAAAGCCGCCAAGATTAAGATTCTGCAAGATGAATGGCAAAGTCTGCATGGTCAAGTTTTAGCTGCGGGTGGTTTACACATTATTGGTACAGAGCGTCACGAGAGTCGACGTATTGATAATCAGCTGCGCGGTCGTGCCGGTCGTCAAGGTGACTCAGGCTCTTCCCGTTTTTACCTTTCTTTGGACGATGCACTTCTGCGTATTTTTGCTGGAGAGCGTCTGCGTGCAGTGATGGATCGTCTCAAAATGCCGGATGGCGAACCGATTGAGGCTGGTATGGTGACTCGTTCAATTGAGTCTGCTCAGCGTAAGGTTGAAGGCCGCAACTTTGATATTCGTAAACAGTTGTTGGAGTATGACGACGTTGCTAATGATCAGCGTAAAGAGGCTTATCGCCTCAGAAATGAAGTGCTGGAAAGCGATGATGTCGGCGATCTGATTGCTAATTTGCGTGAAGACGTGTTGCGTGGCGTTTGTGCGCTATATGTTCCTTTGGAGTCTATGGAAGAGCAGTGGGACTTAGTTGGCCTAGAAAATGTATTGGCTAGCGATTGGGGTTTAACTGTCGACCTGAAAAATTGGGTTGAAAATGCGGAATCTATGGACGATGAGCAAATCGTTGATCGCGTTCTAGAAGCGGCAAAAGAGACGTATGATGCAAAAGTAGAGCTTTCCGGACGTCCATCTTTTGCTGGATTTGAGCGCTCTGTTTTACTCTACAGCTTAGATACCCATTGGCGTGAGCATTTAGCTGCCTTGGATCATTTGCGTCAAGGCATCCATTTACGTGGCTATGCTCAAAAAGACCCAAAACAAGAATATCGCCGCGAAGCATTCGAGCTGTATGGTGAGTTGCTCAACGTCATTAAGAATGATGTTGTAAAAAACATCATGACAGTCCAAATTCGAAGTGCAAGTGAGTTGGACGAAGCCTCCGAGTCAATGAATGAGGACTTGGCCAAACTCTCAGACGTGCAGTATCAGCATGCCGATGCAGAGCTTGAGGTGGCTGGATCAACTGGCGATCTTGGTGCGGCAATTGAAATAGCTCCAGCACCAATTCGCACTGGTCCTAAGATCGGTCGCAATGACCCTTGCACCTGCGGTAGTGGCAAGAGGTACAAGAACTGCTGCGGGGCCTTTGGCGTAATTAGGGTTTCGACTTTAAGTGGCGATACAAAGTATTTCTGCTGA
- a CDS encoding sigma-54-dependent Fis family transcriptional regulator yields the protein MSGQILQTRIEQRRDLIALAKPTMNYLHGLMSGSGGVIVLSDHQGVIVHSVGDAEFISKADRVLLKTGASWLEKHRGTNAIGTALVDRAAVSVNGSEHFLENNGFLSCTAAPIFEPDGKISGVLNISTEKSTHHPHTLGLIKATVHSLEKQLFSANEFQYALILRVHNSPEGLGSMGEGMVGVDESGIILGIDRVALSLLDMKAIDIGVVKIQQILDTSLGRLFDRAKKESAKVHALKTHSSKSLFFRASLSQPYSYHPRESEVPHHKDFPENPLESVAESGALKQLSRMAIQKTLEKTNGNISLAAKLLRISRNTLYRHLKSKP from the coding sequence TTGAGTGGCCAGATACTCCAAACTCGGATTGAACAACGCCGAGATTTAATTGCATTAGCAAAACCCACCATGAACTACCTCCACGGCTTAATGTCTGGCAGTGGTGGCGTCATTGTGCTGTCCGATCATCAAGGGGTTATTGTGCATTCGGTCGGAGACGCTGAATTTATCTCCAAAGCTGATCGAGTGCTGCTAAAAACGGGTGCATCTTGGCTTGAAAAACATCGGGGTACCAATGCCATTGGTACGGCATTAGTTGATCGAGCGGCAGTATCTGTCAATGGCTCAGAACATTTTTTAGAAAATAATGGGTTCCTAAGCTGCACTGCAGCCCCCATTTTTGAGCCCGATGGTAAGATTAGTGGCGTCTTAAATATCTCCACAGAAAAAAGCACTCACCACCCTCACACTCTTGGTCTAATAAAGGCAACCGTCCACTCCTTAGAGAAACAATTGTTTTCTGCCAATGAATTTCAATACGCCCTCATTCTAAGAGTGCATAACAGTCCTGAAGGTTTGGGATCTATGGGCGAAGGAATGGTAGGAGTTGATGAAAGCGGCATAATTCTTGGGATTGATAGGGTTGCTCTATCCCTACTGGATATGAAGGCTATTGATATTGGCGTCGTCAAGATTCAGCAAATCTTAGACACTTCATTAGGACGGCTCTTCGATAGAGCCAAAAAGGAAAGTGCTAAGGTTCATGCACTAAAAACGCATAGCTCTAAATCTTTATTCTTCAGAGCCAGTTTGAGTCAGCCATATTCTTATCACCCCCGAGAGTCTGAGGTGCCGCACCATAAAGATTTTCCAGAAAATCCATTAGAGAGTGTGGCGGAATCCGGAGCACTAAAACAACTCTCCAGAATGGCCATTCAAAAAACATTGGAGAAGACTAATGGAAACATTAGTCTTGCAGCCAAGTTGTTGCGAATCAGCAGAAATACTTTGTATCGCCACTTAAAGTCGAAACCCTAA